Proteins encoded by one window of Chryseobacterium aquaeductus:
- a CDS encoding TIGR01777 family oxidoreductase — MKIIIAAGTGFLGKNLEKYFTEKGNEVYILTRNPKRKNEISWDAKTLDTWKNLLENCDVLINLTGKSVDCRYTERNKKEIYSSRIESTKVLQKAVDQCVSKPKVWLNASSATIYVHSEKHLNTEKNGIIGDDFSMNICKSWEKEFFKVETENVRKVALRTSIVLGNNGGAFTKLKMITKFGLGGKQGRGNQNVSWIHIDDFCTAVEFIIRNNNISGEINVTAPNPLSNEEFMKKLSKEMRIPFGINAAVWQLEIASIFLKTETELLLKSRNVYPEKLIKNEFQFSYPNVESAFSNLM, encoded by the coding sequence ATGAAAATAATCATCGCTGCCGGAACAGGATTTCTCGGAAAGAATTTAGAGAAATACTTTACAGAAAAAGGAAACGAAGTGTATATTTTAACAAGAAATCCTAAACGTAAAAACGAAATTAGCTGGGATGCTAAAACTTTAGACACTTGGAAAAATTTGCTCGAAAATTGTGATGTTTTAATCAATCTCACAGGAAAATCAGTCGATTGCCGATACACAGAGAGAAATAAAAAAGAGATTTATTCTTCAAGAATCGAAAGTACGAAAGTTCTACAAAAGGCAGTTGATCAGTGTGTCAGCAAACCAAAAGTTTGGCTCAATGCAAGTTCTGCAACCATTTATGTTCATTCGGAAAAGCATTTAAACACAGAAAAAAATGGAATTATAGGTGACGATTTTTCTATGAATATTTGCAAAAGCTGGGAAAAGGAATTTTTTAAAGTTGAAACTGAAAATGTAAGAAAAGTGGCATTGAGAACATCCATTGTTTTGGGAAATAACGGCGGAGCTTTTACCAAACTTAAAATGATTACCAAATTTGGTTTGGGAGGAAAGCAGGGAAGGGGAAATCAAAATGTAAGCTGGATTCATATTGATGATTTTTGTACTGCAGTGGAGTTTATTATTCGAAATAATAATATTTCGGGAGAAATTAATGTAACCGCGCCAAATCCTTTATCCAACGAAGAATTTATGAAAAAATTAAGTAAAGAAATGAGAATTCCGTTCGGTATAAATGCTGCCGTTTGGCAATTGGAAATAGCATCAATATTTCTAAAAACCGAAACAGAATTACTGTTAAAAAGCAGAAATGTTTATCCTGAAAAATTAATCAAAAATGAATTTCAGTTTTCTTATCCAAATGTAGAATCTGCATTTAGTAATTTAATGTAA
- a CDS encoding YqjF family protein codes for MKFLNAEWRKLAIINYEINPEVLLKYLPIGTELDFYKGKCYVSLVGFMFLNTKLLGFTIPFHRNFEEVNLRFYVKKKEGNGWKRGVVFIKEIVPKAALSFVANSIYKENYKTMQMKNSMKLDNNEIYIKYSWKDKKWNSVEITAESLALPMENDSEFEFITEHYWGFTKKGNKTSEYEVCHPKWDWYLVKNHHLEVDFKTLYGKEFDCLNNKKPLSVMLAEGSEIEVRTKKYLI; via the coding sequence ATGAAATTCCTCAATGCCGAATGGCGAAAATTAGCAATCATAAATTACGAAATCAATCCAGAAGTGCTATTGAAATATCTTCCGATTGGTACAGAACTAGATTTTTATAAAGGTAAATGTTATGTAAGTCTGGTAGGTTTTATGTTTTTAAACACAAAATTATTAGGCTTCACAATTCCTTTTCATCGAAATTTTGAAGAAGTGAATTTGAGATTTTATGTCAAGAAAAAAGAAGGAAATGGATGGAAAAGAGGTGTAGTTTTTATTAAGGAAATTGTTCCAAAAGCTGCTTTAAGTTTTGTAGCCAATTCTATCTACAAAGAAAATTATAAAACAATGCAGATGAAAAACAGCATGAAGCTAGATAATAATGAAATCTACATCAAATATTCTTGGAAAGATAAAAAATGGAATTCGGTGGAAATAACTGCTGAAAGTCTGGCATTGCCAATGGAAAATGATTCAGAATTTGAATTTATTACAGAACATTATTGGGGTTTTACCAAAAAAGGAAACAAAACCTCAGAATATGAAGTTTGCCATCCAAAGTGGGATTGGTATTTGGTTAAAAATCACCATCTTGAAGTCGATTTCAAAACGCTGTACGGAAAAGAATTTGATTGTCTGAATAACAAAAAACCGCTTTCTGTAATGCTTGCAGAAGGTTCTGAAATTGAGGTGAGAACTAAAAAGTATTTAATTTAA
- a CDS encoding SRPBCC family protein, with translation MSKIYLETFIKADIQKVFDLARDIDLHQKSTFKTGEKAIAGKTSGLIENGETVTWLAKHLGFYQTHTSKIINMEKPYQFTDVMMKGTFKSFKHQHIFKETNEGTLMMDILEFESPFGIIGKLFNHFFLENYLTSFLLERNKLIKSTAENRQ, from the coding sequence ATGTCTAAAATTTATTTAGAAACATTTATCAAAGCAGATATTCAAAAGGTATTTGATTTGGCAAGAGACATTGATCTTCACCAGAAATCAACTTTCAAAACAGGCGAAAAGGCGATCGCAGGAAAAACTTCTGGCTTGATCGAAAATGGTGAAACTGTAACGTGGCTGGCAAAACATTTAGGATTTTACCAAACGCATACTTCAAAGATTATCAACATGGAAAAACCTTATCAATTCACAGATGTCATGATGAAAGGGACATTCAAGTCTTTTAAACATCAACATATTTTTAAAGAAACCAATGAAGGAACATTGATGATGGATATTCTCGAATTTGAATCTCCGTTTGGAATCATTGGAAAATTATTCAATCATTTTTTCCTTGAAAATTATCTTACAAGTTTCCTCCTTGAAAGAAATAAATTAATAAAATCGACAGCAGAAAATCGACAGTAA
- a CDS encoding thiol-disulfide oxidoreductase DCC family protein, whose amino-acid sequence MKTLKNHTLIYDNQCPMCNIYSKGFVKSGMLDENGREAFTDLNFNNKNLIDFNRSKNEIALVDHNQNKVSYGIDSLLLIIGNSFPILEKIARTKPLYWFFKKLYSFVSYNRKQIIPSENDDTEQSCVPDFNLKYRLIYIGFVVIFSGYVLSIFSTKLGLGLNQNFTRELMICLGQILWQTIFLRIYLKDKIWDYLGNMMTVSLLGTLILIPVLFLNLNSVSSIIYFGIVVFIMFLEHVRRCRILKLNLLPTISWMIFRTVVVITLIFLYV is encoded by the coding sequence ATGAAAACTCTCAAAAATCACACGCTCATCTACGACAATCAATGTCCGATGTGCAACATTTACTCTAAAGGCTTTGTAAAATCAGGGATGCTGGATGAAAATGGAAGAGAAGCTTTTACTGATCTGAATTTTAATAACAAAAATTTGATCGATTTCAACAGATCCAAAAACGAAATTGCTCTGGTTGATCATAATCAAAACAAGGTCAGTTATGGTATAGACAGTCTGCTTTTGATCATAGGAAATTCATTTCCAATCTTGGAGAAAATTGCCAGAACCAAGCCGCTGTATTGGTTTTTCAAAAAGTTGTATTCCTTCGTGTCTTATAACCGAAAACAGATTATTCCGTCAGAAAATGATGATACCGAACAATCTTGCGTTCCGGATTTTAATCTGAAATACAGATTAATTTATATAGGTTTTGTGGTGATTTTCTCAGGATATGTTTTGAGTATATTTTCAACTAAATTAGGTTTAGGTCTGAACCAAAATTTTACCAGAGAATTGATGATTTGTTTAGGTCAGATCCTGTGGCAAACGATTTTTTTAAGAATATATTTAAAAGATAAAATCTGGGATTATCTTGGGAATATGATGACGGTTTCTTTACTAGGGACTTTGATTTTGATTCCTGTATTATTTTTAAATCTAAATTCAGTTTCATCAATTATCTATTTTGGTATTGTTGTTTTCATCATGTTTTTAGAACATGTAAGAAGATGCAGAATTCTTAAATTAAATCTTCTACCTACAATTTCGTGGATGATTTTCAGAACAGTAGTAGTTATCACCCTAATATTTTTATATGTCTAA
- a CDS encoding GbsR/MarR family transcriptional regulator: MKLSEAKEKYIQTWGTFATSWGINRTMAQVHALLLANGKPLSTDEVMELLEISRGNANMNLRALMDWGIVKKEFIKGDRKEYFTAEKDVWFLFKQITKERRKREIEPVVAFLEELKNIEDNDSAEAKEFIKLMDDFSNVTSKINNIMDLAIKSDDHWLVGKITNLLK, from the coding sequence ATGAAACTTTCAGAAGCCAAAGAAAAATATATTCAGACTTGGGGAACATTTGCTACAAGTTGGGGAATCAACCGCACGATGGCGCAGGTTCATGCTTTGCTTCTGGCAAACGGAAAACCTCTTTCTACCGATGAGGTGATGGAATTGCTCGAGATATCAAGGGGAAATGCCAATATGAATCTCCGCGCTCTGATGGATTGGGGAATTGTAAAAAAGGAATTCATTAAAGGTGACCGAAAAGAATATTTCACTGCTGAAAAAGATGTCTGGTTTTTATTTAAACAAATAACCAAAGAGCGCAGAAAGAGAGAGATAGAGCCTGTTGTAGCGTTTTTAGAGGAATTGAAAAACATTGAGGACAACGATTCTGCTGAAGCAAAAGAATTTATAAAACTGATGGATGATTTTAGCAACGTTACCAGCAAAATCAATAATATTATGGATCTCGCCATAAAAAGTGATGACCATTGGCTGGTTGGGAAGATCACCAACTTGTTAAAATAG
- a CDS encoding vWA domain-containing protein, with protein sequence MKKLGITLLTLVLLENCKTKNVPDSAAGSKVLNIKKDKDQDGTKNNRDKCPEVAGPIDNKGCPWQDVDNDDVPDKDDSCKDVAGPVENSGCPWPDTDGDGVIDKDDACPTVAGPPENNGCPWPDTDGDGILDKDDACPTVPGLPEYNGCPKPKTQVAYEIESSFNVSSASNRRNYVKQPKIATDKKAYSKKITTIKGKKGVKPISDTDEEYNSLVENSFELAKNQSVSTFSIDVDNASYSNVRRMINYGSAVDKDAVRVEEMMNYFKYDYPQPENKQPFSINTEYNDAPWNADHKLLKIGLQGKNVAMENLPNSNIIFLIDVSGSMSDQNKLPLLKSSFKVLLDQLRPQDKVGIVVYAGSAGTVLEPTSAKEKETILKALDQLQAGGSTAGGAGIELAYKLAQENFIKGGNNRVVLATDGDFNVGVSSEKGLESLIEEKRKTGIFLTCLGYGMGNYKDNRLETLADKGNGNYACIDNLQEANKFLGREFAGSMYTIAKDVKIQIEFNPKFVKSYRLIGYENRKLRNEDFTDDKIDAGELGSGHTVTALYEIIPVYVNSSFAPKDGKLKYSTTSTTQDFGDELATIKFRYKKPDGDKSTEMTKIVKNSEESLADASADYKFVSSVAWFGLVLRESKLIKLKDLNKIGDLAKQGKSNDEEGYRSEFIRLVESYKAIQK encoded by the coding sequence ATGAAAAAATTAGGTATTACATTATTAACTTTGGTTTTGTTGGAAAATTGCAAAACCAAAAATGTTCCCGATTCTGCAGCAGGATCTAAAGTTTTAAACATTAAAAAAGATAAAGATCAGGATGGTACTAAAAACAATCGTGATAAATGCCCGGAAGTTGCCGGACCGATCGATAACAAAGGTTGTCCTTGGCAGGATGTAGATAATGATGATGTTCCCGATAAAGATGATTCCTGTAAAGATGTTGCGGGACCTGTTGAAAACAGTGGTTGTCCTTGGCCCGATACAGATGGAGATGGCGTAATTGATAAAGATGATGCATGTCCTACAGTTGCGGGGCCTCCCGAAAACAATGGATGTCCTTGGCCGGATACAGATGGAGACGGAATTTTGGATAAAGACGATGCTTGTCCCACAGTTCCCGGATTGCCGGAATACAATGGTTGTCCAAAACCGAAAACACAGGTTGCCTACGAGATAGAAAGTTCGTTTAATGTAAGTTCTGCAAGTAATCGTCGGAATTACGTGAAACAACCAAAAATTGCTACAGATAAAAAAGCCTACAGTAAAAAGATAACAACCATAAAAGGAAAAAAAGGGGTAAAACCAATCAGTGATACGGATGAAGAATACAATTCTTTGGTAGAAAATTCTTTTGAACTGGCAAAAAATCAATCGGTTTCTACATTTTCGATTGATGTTGATAATGCTTCTTATTCGAATGTCCGAAGAATGATTAACTATGGAAGTGCTGTTGATAAAGATGCCGTGAGAGTTGAAGAAATGATGAATTATTTTAAATATGATTATCCTCAACCTGAAAATAAGCAACCTTTTTCTATCAACACAGAATATAATGACGCACCGTGGAATGCAGATCATAAACTTTTGAAAATAGGTCTTCAGGGAAAAAATGTAGCAATGGAGAATCTTCCGAACTCTAATATTATTTTTTTAATTGATGTTTCAGGATCAATGAGCGATCAGAATAAACTTCCACTTTTAAAATCATCATTTAAAGTTTTGCTGGATCAGTTAAGGCCACAAGACAAAGTTGGAATTGTGGTGTATGCAGGAAGCGCCGGAACTGTTTTGGAACCGACTTCGGCTAAAGAAAAAGAAACAATTTTAAAAGCTTTAGATCAACTTCAGGCAGGAGGAAGCACTGCAGGTGGAGCAGGAATTGAGTTGGCATACAAATTGGCTCAGGAAAATTTCATTAAAGGAGGAAATAATCGTGTTGTATTAGCGACTGACGGTGATTTTAACGTCGGAGTTTCATCGGAAAAAGGTCTTGAAAGTCTGATCGAGGAAAAAAGAAAAACCGGAATTTTCCTTACCTGTCTTGGTTATGGGATGGGAAATTATAAAGACAACAGACTTGAAACTTTGGCAGATAAAGGTAATGGGAATTACGCATGTATTGATAATTTGCAGGAGGCAAATAAATTTCTAGGAAGAGAATTTGCAGGAAGCATGTACACAATTGCAAAAGATGTGAAAATTCAGATCGAGTTTAATCCGAAATTTGTAAAATCATACAGATTGATCGGCTATGAAAACAGAAAATTGAGAAATGAAGATTTCACTGATGATAAAATTGATGCAGGTGAGTTGGGAAGTGGTCATACCGTAACTGCTTTGTACGAAATAATTCCGGTCTATGTAAACTCTTCGTTTGCTCCGAAAGATGGCAAACTTAAATATTCTACAACATCAACGACCCAAGACTTTGGCGACGAATTGGCAACAATTAAATTCCGTTACAAGAAACCAGATGGGGATAAAAGTACAGAAATGACGAAAATAGTGAAGAATTCTGAAGAATCTTTGGCTGATGCGAGTGCAGATTATAAATTTGTTTCTTCTGTAGCTTGGTTCGGACTTGTCCTCAGAGAATCAAAGTTAATTAAGCTCAAAGATTTAAATAAAATTGGTGACCTCGCAAAACAAGGGAAAAGCAATGATGAAGAAGGCTACAGATCAGAATTTATAAGACTGGTTGAAAGCTACAAAGCAATTCAAAAATAG
- a CDS encoding TonB-dependent receptor plug domain-containing protein: MKFTFLSNIIFVFILFSSTLCKAQNTFGDFKKEKTYVHTNHVFYKPGEEMFFKIFVVQAENNLPANQSKVVNFELLDPSGTVVKKSKYEITKGHANGSFYFGEDMKGGIYKIRAFTAWMQNEANKNVFEKEITLQKIVSPRILMKLDFPKKGYGAGDEVLADFSMRSLSNLPIPFYEAYFTVMHEGEKITEGTLITDKEGKYVLKFKLPTVLKSSDALLNIKVNFDGFTESISRNIPIVLNNLDVKFMPEGGTFINGIEQNIAFKVLDEFEKPVDAVLGIYNKNHQKVIEVSAYNFGMGSFLFTPQEGETYYAKVLKPENINQVSQFPIAKDDGIVFNAKKENQNISLKINSTSDKSVVISGNFRGKEIFSKMMALKKGLNLIELSEKELHIGICRFTVLENNIPLAERIVFTNENRQLKVKITPTKKNYLPREKVIVNVETTDENNQPIPANLSMSVVDDKLWTYADDKQNHILSWILLDSELRGKIERPQFYFDKKEEKALRSLDLVMLTNGYRYFEMIPDVEKSGKYKYLPEKKNPIYGIVEDENKKPVKAEVYLVEGNSKIKKQITTENGLFYYSDLDRNQYYTVIAKSLDEKQKVNVRMLSYKLNLNPLVKLSLENIDVEEIIKEAEIKEERKYSISQGTEGIIKTLPSVNSKSDTVKSQNIEEVVVLGYSQITKKNTTVSYTTINSDYLLENRPNAVMLNALQGSAPGVIMNGGSGSPGSAKFSLLIRGTSSISSNLDPLIVIDGVISNSYEFRKLNSNNISNVSILKDAAATSIYGNRGSNGVIIINSKNGKNSNIKLDITPKTYFAVKNISRDSLVNYEYSRQFSYPVYETTNTSYRHDYREILYWNPIVETDKSGKARIEFYQSDANSAFRIMTEGISATGLIGRDETTYAAQSLISIDAKIPQYLTRTDQMTIPVVIKNNSADTKTLSLNIIVPNHIKLMKADSLITLKPLESGRLFVTMQTDKLISSNIQFAVKSGDFRETMILPLKVEEKGFPYHFSMVNNKTEKININIPDHINGSLETSYYVYDNAALQMFEDLDRLKNEPHGCFEQLSSTVYPNVFILNYLKSSKKINFNNESLAIKNLKKGYQKMISYKNNDGGFFYFGGNESDVALSAFALMEFRDLKKYVNVDAKLIQNLTSFILSKKNSNGLFEVRRSYESKVQYSEFFWSRNMYVLYALSKIGFKTELQDAYQTNLKRALATKDSYQLALMANSAAYLGNNDDYKSLLGILNDQYVNKKIKTNTTFTGSGGISANAETLSLFMMALQKDVNSDQIHIAEIADGLISYNGYYGFGSTQATALALEALSDFFAKNEQLYGVDKPNISINNSKITANNSVAFAFKKGENDLNVEYLCEKGLPYKLDYEYYTLQAPKSENISVTLETKLKSETSKVGETNRMTITVKNKINGELPMTTAKIGIPAGLTLQNALLKDLVDKKQISYYEIFDNYLVLYWEHFNANETKTINLDLKVEFAGEYTGKASNVYLYYMPEAKFWNEGITTKIEP; encoded by the coding sequence ATGAAGTTCACATTTTTATCCAATATAATTTTTGTTTTTATTCTGTTTTCGAGTACATTGTGCAAAGCTCAGAATACATTTGGTGATTTCAAAAAAGAAAAAACCTATGTCCATACCAACCATGTTTTTTACAAGCCGGGTGAAGAAATGTTTTTTAAAATTTTTGTCGTTCAGGCAGAGAATAATCTTCCCGCCAATCAAAGTAAAGTGGTCAATTTTGAACTTCTGGATCCAAGTGGAACGGTAGTAAAAAAATCGAAGTATGAAATTACAAAAGGTCATGCAAATGGTTCTTTTTACTTTGGAGAAGATATGAAAGGCGGAATTTACAAAATAAGAGCGTTTACGGCATGGATGCAGAATGAAGCCAATAAAAATGTTTTCGAAAAGGAAATTACACTCCAGAAAATTGTTTCGCCACGAATTTTAATGAAGCTCGATTTTCCTAAAAAAGGATATGGAGCAGGAGATGAAGTTTTGGCAGATTTTTCAATGAGGAGTTTGAGTAATCTTCCGATTCCTTTTTATGAAGCTTATTTTACGGTAATGCATGAAGGAGAAAAAATAACAGAAGGAACATTAATTACAGATAAAGAAGGAAAATATGTTTTAAAATTCAAACTTCCTACGGTTTTGAAATCGTCTGACGCTTTATTAAATATAAAAGTCAATTTTGACGGTTTTACAGAATCTATTTCAAGAAACATTCCTATTGTTCTGAATAATTTAGATGTCAAATTCATGCCTGAAGGCGGAACCTTTATCAACGGAATAGAGCAGAATATTGCTTTTAAAGTTCTTGACGAATTTGAAAAACCTGTAGATGCAGTTTTGGGGATTTACAATAAGAATCATCAGAAAGTAATTGAAGTTTCTGCATATAATTTCGGAATGGGAAGTTTTCTTTTTACGCCACAAGAAGGTGAGACTTATTACGCAAAAGTTTTAAAACCTGAAAATATCAATCAGGTTAGTCAGTTTCCCATTGCAAAAGATGACGGAATTGTTTTTAATGCGAAAAAGGAGAATCAAAATATCAGTTTAAAAATAAATTCAACTTCTGATAAATCTGTTGTTATTTCTGGAAATTTTCGTGGGAAAGAGATTTTTTCTAAAATGATGGCTTTGAAAAAAGGTTTAAATCTAATTGAACTTTCAGAAAAAGAACTTCATATTGGTATTTGCAGATTCACTGTCTTAGAAAATAATATTCCCTTAGCTGAACGTATTGTTTTTACCAATGAAAATAGGCAGTTGAAGGTGAAAATTACTCCTACAAAGAAAAATTACCTTCCGAGGGAAAAAGTAATTGTGAATGTAGAAACAACCGACGAAAACAATCAACCCATCCCTGCAAACCTTTCAATGAGTGTAGTTGATGATAAGTTGTGGACCTATGCTGATGATAAGCAAAATCACATCCTTTCCTGGATTTTATTGGATTCTGAATTAAGAGGAAAAATTGAAAGACCGCAGTTTTATTTCGATAAAAAAGAAGAAAAAGCTTTAAGAAGTTTAGATTTGGTGATGCTGACTAATGGTTATCGTTATTTTGAGATGATTCCGGATGTTGAAAAGAGTGGCAAATACAAATATCTTCCTGAAAAAAAGAATCCAATTTATGGAATCGTAGAAGATGAAAATAAAAAACCAGTAAAAGCTGAAGTTTATTTGGTGGAAGGAAATTCAAAAATTAAAAAACAGATCACCACAGAAAACGGATTGTTCTACTATTCAGATCTAGACAGAAATCAATATTACACCGTAATTGCAAAATCTTTAGATGAGAAACAGAAAGTCAATGTGAGAATGCTTTCTTATAAACTTAATCTGAATCCTTTGGTGAAACTGTCTTTGGAAAATATTGATGTAGAAGAAATTATTAAAGAAGCTGAAATTAAAGAAGAAAGAAAGTACTCTATTTCTCAGGGAACTGAAGGGATTATAAAAACTTTGCCTTCAGTTAATAGTAAATCTGATACAGTAAAATCTCAAAATATTGAAGAGGTTGTTGTTTTGGGGTATTCGCAAATTACTAAAAAAAATACTACTGTTTCCTATACTACTATTAATTCTGATTACCTTTTAGAGAACAGACCAAATGCTGTTATGCTAAATGCTTTACAAGGTTCTGCTCCCGGAGTTATTATGAACGGAGGATCTGGAAGTCCTGGGTCAGCAAAGTTTAGTTTATTGATTCGTGGTACAAGTTCAATTAGTAGTAATCTGGATCCCTTGATTGTTATTGATGGTGTCATTTCTAATTCATACGAATTTAGAAAATTAAATTCTAATAATATAAGTAATGTCTCTATATTAAAAGATGCAGCAGCAACATCTATTTATGGGAACCGAGGCTCAAATGGCGTAATCATTATTAATTCAAAAAATGGAAAAAATTCAAATATAAAGCTCGATATTACTCCCAAAACATACTTTGCTGTAAAGAATATATCTCGTGATAGTTTGGTAAATTATGAATATTCACGCCAGTTTTCTTATCCTGTTTATGAAACTACTAATACTTCTTATCGCCATGATTACCGTGAAATTTTATACTGGAATCCTATCGTTGAAACCGACAAAAGCGGAAAAGCAAGAATAGAGTTTTATCAGTCCGATGCCAATTCAGCGTTCAGAATTATGACCGAAGGAATTTCTGCAACGGGATTGATTGGAAGAGACGAAACCACGTATGCTGCTCAAAGTTTAATCTCCATAGATGCCAAAATTCCGCAGTATTTGACGAGAACAGATCAAATGACAATTCCCGTTGTGATTAAAAATAATTCCGCTGACACAAAAACTTTAAGTCTGAATATTATCGTTCCGAATCATATAAAATTGATGAAAGCGGACAGTTTAATTACGTTAAAACCTTTGGAATCCGGAAGATTATTCGTGACGATGCAGACGGATAAGCTTATCAGCTCAAATATTCAGTTTGCCGTCAAATCAGGAGATTTCAGAGAGACCATGATTTTGCCTTTAAAAGTGGAAGAAAAAGGTTTTCCGTATCATTTTTCTATGGTGAATAATAAAACCGAGAAAATAAATATTAATATACCTGATCACATCAATGGAAGTTTAGAGACTTCATACTATGTATACGATAATGCAGCATTGCAGATGTTTGAAGATTTAGATCGACTGAAAAATGAACCACACGGATGTTTTGAGCAGCTTTCTTCAACAGTTTATCCTAATGTCTTTATTTTAAATTATTTAAAATCAAGTAAAAAGATCAATTTTAACAATGAATCTTTGGCAATCAAAAATTTGAAAAAAGGCTATCAGAAAATGATTTCCTATAAAAACAACGATGGTGGTTTCTTTTATTTTGGAGGAAACGAATCTGATGTCGCATTGTCTGCTTTTGCTTTGATGGAATTCAGAGATTTAAAAAAATATGTAAATGTTGATGCCAAACTAATTCAGAATCTTACATCATTTATTCTATCTAAGAAAAACTCAAACGGACTTTTTGAGGTTCGTAGAAGTTATGAATCGAAAGTCCAATATTCAGAATTTTTCTGGTCTAGAAATATGTATGTGCTTTATGCTTTATCTAAAATTGGTTTTAAAACTGAACTTCAAGATGCATATCAAACAAACTTAAAAAGGGCTTTGGCGACAAAAGATTCTTATCAGTTGGCTCTGATGGCAAATTCTGCGGCATATTTGGGTAACAATGATGATTATAAAAGTCTTTTAGGAATTTTAAATGATCAGTATGTCAATAAAAAAATTAAAACAAATACAACTTTTACAGGTTCTGGAGGAATTTCTGCCAATGCAGAAACCCTCTCACTATTTATGATGGCTTTGCAGAAAGATGTAAATTCAGATCAAATACATATTGCAGAAATCGCTGATGGATTAATTTCTTACAATGGATATTACGGATTTGGATCCACTCAGGCAACTGCTTTAGCTTTGGAAGCTTTATCAGATTTCTTTGCTAAAAACGAACAATTATATGGCGTTGATAAGCCAAATATTTCAATTAATAATTCGAAAATTACAGCTAACAACAGTGTTGCATTTGCTTTCAAAAAAGGAGAAAACGATTTGAATGTTGAGTATTTATGCGAGAAAGGACTGCCTTACAAACTAGATTACGAATACTATACTTTGCAGGCTCCAAAAAGTGAAAATATCTCTGTAACATTAGAGACAAAGTTGAAATCTGAAACTTCAAAAGTAGGAGAGACCAACAGAATGACGATAACTGTGAAAAATAAGATCAATGGAGAATTGCCAATGACAACTGCCAAAATAGGAATTCCGGCTGGTTTGACTCTGCAAAATGCTTTACTGAAAGATTTGGTTGATAAAAAGCAGATTTCTTATTATGAAATTTTTGATAACTATTTGGTTTTATACTGGGAACATTTTAATGCTAATGAAACGAAAACTATCAATTTAGATTTAAAAGTTGAATTTGCAGGAGAATATACAGGAAAAGCCAGTAATGTCTATCTTTATTATATGCCGGAAGCTAAGTTTTGGAATGAAGGGATCACAACTAAAATTGAACCTTGA